Proteins from a genomic interval of Medicago truncatula cultivar Jemalong A17 chromosome 3, MtrunA17r5.0-ANR, whole genome shotgun sequence:
- the LOC11435217 gene encoding uncharacterized protein, with protein MGKCKVAILLLWVFFALCTTILELKVEARAASSFLEKEIEAKLKLLNKPAVKSIKSEDGDIIDCINIYKQPAFDHPALINHTIQRIPDFLLESQSSSTRGATNASTDVFQTWQKSGSCPKETVPIRRIRKEDLLRAVSLNRFGQKPPEPSVNSATNTKLNFSNLDYVNLENRSVNPKLYGDHNSRLFAAWTINSYHTTGCFDLTCQGFVQIASEIALGSTVGPYSSQFNQQYEINVGIFWDRNGNWWLRMKDKIIVGYWPAAIVGNLQHSATLVQWGGQVFSYNVKTTPPHTGTQMGSGEAASGRFGFACYMTNVRIKDYSETLKYPQFVSTYAAEPYCYSALNDVQYGKDPVFFFGGPGRRPPYCP; from the exons aaaagaaatcGAAGCCAAATTAAAGCTTCTAAACAAGCCTGCCGTGAAGTCTATCAAG AGTGAAGATGGAGATATTATTGACTGCATCAACATATACAAACAACCCGCTTTTGACCATCCTGCCTTGATAAATCACACTATTCAG CGGATACCAGATTTTCTTCTTGAATCCCAGAGTTCAAGTACAAGAGGTGCTACCAATGCAAGCACTGATGTGTTTCAGACATGGCAGAAAAGTGGAAGTTGTCCAAAAGAAACTGTACCTATTCGTAGAATTCGAAAGGAGGACTTGTTAAGAGCTGTTTCACTTAACCGCTTCGGACAAAAACCTCCGGAACCATCTGTCAATTCAGCCACCAACACAAAACTTAATTTCTCAAACCTCGATTATGTTAATTTGGAAAATCGATCG GTTAATCCAAAGTTGTATGGTGACCACAACTCCCGATTGTTTGCCGCTTGGACTATAA ATTCATACCATACAACAGGTTGCTTCGATCTTACTTGCCAAGGATTTGTGCAAATAGCCTCAGAGATAGCACTTGGTTCTACCGTAGGACCTTATTCATCTCAGTTTAACCAACAATATGAAATCAACGTTGGAATATTTTGG GATCGTAATGGGAACTGGTGGCTTAGAATGAAGGATAAAATCATTGTAGGTTATTGGCCAGCAGCGATAGTGGGTAACTTACAACATAGTGCAACATTGGTTCAATGGGGTGGACAAGTGTTTAGTTATAATGTGAAAACAACCCCTCCTCACACAGGAACACAAATGGGTAGTGGAGAAGCAGCAAGTGGTCGATTTGGGTTCGCATGTTACATGACAAATGTGAGAATTAAGGATTATTCAGAAACTCTCAAGTATCCACAATTTGTAAGTACATATGCAGCAGAACCTTACTGTTACAGTGCCCTCAACGATGTTCAATATGGAAAAGATCCTGTCTTCTTTTTTGGAGGACCTGGGCGAAGACCTCCATATTGTCCTTGA